A stretch of the Sorangium aterium genome encodes the following:
- a CDS encoding serine/threonine-protein kinase, with the protein MISERYRVHELIGEGGMGAVYRGEQVHLRKQVAIKVLQPSARNLPQIVARFEREAIAGAHIQHPNVVSASDFGQLADRSHFLVLEYVEGTPLQDVIASAPLPARRALHIARQIASALEAVHAKGIVHRDVKPQNILLGARDQVKLIDFGLAKVNVELLSTESREAARKGQDLTAADQVLGTLSYLAPEAVRGMDAVDARADLYALGIILYEMLSGRSPFDASDGQSSFRKRLLEDAPPLRQRAPGSGIRPEVEALVMRLVQRDPIQRYPTATNVIAAIDGAIAAMEGAPRQLEPTVTMQPGAPGHQTSATSLASRWSSPAMRPWLIASIVVSLLLSVALLIAILLS; encoded by the coding sequence TTGATCTCGGAGCGGTACCGCGTCCACGAGCTCATCGGGGAGGGCGGCATGGGAGCCGTGTACCGCGGCGAGCAGGTGCACCTCCGCAAGCAGGTCGCGATCAAAGTCCTCCAGCCGAGCGCCCGGAACCTCCCCCAGATCGTGGCGCGGTTCGAGCGCGAGGCGATCGCGGGGGCGCATATCCAGCATCCGAACGTGGTCTCCGCAAGCGACTTCGGTCAGCTCGCGGATCGGTCGCATTTTCTCGTCCTCGAGTATGTCGAGGGCACCCCGCTCCAGGACGTGATCGCCTCGGCACCGCTCCCCGCGCGGCGCGCGCTCCACATCGCGCGGCAGATCGCGTCTGCTCTGGAGGCGGTGCACGCGAAGGGGATCGTGCACCGCGATGTGAAGCCGCAGAACATCCTTCTCGGCGCCCGTGATCAGGTGAAGCTCATCGATTTCGGCCTCGCCAAGGTGAACGTAGAGCTCCTGTCCACGGAGAGCCGCGAGGCTGCGCGCAAAGGCCAGGACCTCACCGCTGCCGACCAGGTCCTCGGCACGCTCAGTTATCTCGCGCCGGAGGCCGTGCGCGGCATGGATGCCGTCGATGCTCGCGCAGATCTTTATGCGCTCGGAATCATTTTGTACGAAATGCTGTCCGGGAGAAGCCCGTTCGACGCGAGCGACGGCCAATCTTCCTTCCGGAAGCGGCTCCTCGAGGATGCGCCCCCGCTCCGCCAGCGTGCTCCGGGATCAGGCATCCGCCCCGAAGTGGAGGCGCTCGTGATGCGGCTCGTCCAGCGAGACCCAATCCAGCGCTATCCGACGGCCACGAATGTGATCGCGGCCATCGACGGGGCCATTGCGGCGATGGAAGGCGCGCCGAGGCAGCTCGAGCCGACAGTTACGATGCAGCCCGGCGCTCCGGGGCACCAGACGAGCGCGACATCGCTCGCGTCCAGGTGGAGCTCGCCGGCGATGCGGCCGTGGCTCATTGCGTCCATCGTCGTATCGCTCTTGCTCAGCGTCGCGCTCTTGATCGCCATCCTGCTCAGCTGA
- a CDS encoding SRPBCC family protein, producing the protein MVESQTANSDSFQVTTPSADEVRMTRLFDAPRRLVFEAMTRPEHIRRWWGCLGEGYSVPVCEMDLRPGGKWRFVNRHPGGEAAFHGENQEITPTSRLVFTEIFEQFPDTVTVVTAVFTDEGEKTRLTATVRYPSTEVRDIVLASGMPKGAGISYDRLEDLVAQLQQR; encoded by the coding sequence ATGGTCGAGAGCCAAACAGCGAACAGCGATAGCTTCCAGGTCACGACGCCGTCGGCGGACGAGGTCCGCATGACGCGCCTGTTCGACGCGCCGAGGCGCCTCGTGTTCGAGGCGATGACGAGGCCCGAGCACATCAGGCGGTGGTGGGGCTGTCTGGGCGAGGGCTACTCGGTGCCCGTCTGCGAGATGGACCTGCGGCCGGGCGGCAAGTGGCGCTTCGTGAACCGCCACCCCGGGGGCGAGGCCGCCTTCCACGGCGAGAACCAGGAGATCACGCCGACGAGCCGGCTCGTGTTCACCGAGATCTTCGAGCAGTTTCCGGACACCGTCACGGTGGTGACGGCGGTCTTCACCGACGAGGGCGAAAAGACGCGGCTCACGGCCACGGTGCGTTATCCGTCGACGGAAGTGCGCGACATCGTCCTCGCGTCCGGGATGCCCAAGGGCGCGGGCATCAGCTACGACCGCCTCGAAGATCTGGTCGCGCAGCTGCAGCAGCGATGA
- a CDS encoding VOC family protein: MTTNSARKIFVNLAVRDLKRSMEFFAKLGFEFNPQFTDSNAACMIVSQEAFVMLLAEPFFKGFTKREICDTRTHTEGMFALSCSSRAEVDEIVKKAIAAGGSHAMDPQDHGFMYGWSFYDIDGHHWEVVWMAPEAIQS; the protein is encoded by the coding sequence ATGACAACGAACAGCGCTCGCAAGATCTTCGTCAACCTGGCCGTCCGCGACCTGAAGCGGTCGATGGAGTTCTTCGCGAAGCTCGGGTTCGAGTTCAACCCGCAGTTCACGGACAGCAACGCCGCCTGCATGATCGTCAGCCAGGAAGCCTTCGTGATGCTCCTCGCGGAGCCGTTCTTCAAGGGCTTCACGAAGCGGGAGATCTGCGACACGCGCACGCACACGGAGGGGATGTTCGCGCTCTCGTGCAGCAGCCGGGCCGAGGTCGACGAGATCGTGAAGAAGGCGATCGCGGCGGGCGGGTCGCACGCCATGGATCCGCAGGATCACGGCTTCATGTACGGCTGGAGCTTCTACGACATCGATGGTCACCACTGGGAGGTCGTCTGGATGGCCCCCGAGGCGATCCAGTCGTAG
- a CDS encoding serine/threonine-protein kinase, with product MAASTLLGLSRSLLVNGMVPSARSMDDEELAARRIGTQIGTWTVERVLGGGGMASVFLGRRADGCAAAVKVLHPSLSQIEELRKRFLREGPIGSALAAVGPLCEGLPLVLESGVADDGAAYLAMEVLEGETVFDRMARVGTLAVGEVLALAERVLDVLVVAHAYGVVHRDLKPENLHIGSDGRVKVLDFGIARVLDPLPFGMGELPEKTATKTGVALGTCEYMAPEQARGMVREIDGRTDVFGLGATMFRLLSGRAIHGHVVEARLLIAAATARAPSLAQCAPDVPSEVCDVVDRALAFDKVERYPDAATMRADVRAVRSGRLPPYVVAVEEGRIPAGAPLPRR from the coding sequence ATGGCCGCTTCGACGCTGCTGGGCCTTTCGCGATCGCTCCTGGTGAACGGGATGGTACCATCCGCCCGCTCGATGGACGACGAGGAGCTCGCGGCGCGGCGCATCGGCACCCAGATCGGGACCTGGACGGTGGAGCGCGTGCTCGGTGGCGGCGGGATGGCGAGCGTCTTCCTCGGCCGGCGCGCTGACGGCTGCGCCGCGGCGGTGAAGGTTCTGCACCCGTCGCTGAGCCAGATCGAGGAGCTCCGGAAGCGCTTCCTGCGCGAGGGCCCGATCGGCAGCGCCCTGGCGGCTGTCGGCCCGCTCTGCGAGGGGCTGCCGCTCGTGCTGGAGTCGGGCGTCGCGGACGACGGCGCCGCTTACCTTGCGATGGAGGTGCTCGAGGGCGAGACGGTCTTCGACCGCATGGCCCGGGTGGGGACGCTCGCGGTGGGCGAGGTGCTGGCGCTCGCCGAGCGGGTCCTCGATGTGCTGGTCGTGGCGCACGCGTACGGCGTCGTTCATCGGGACCTCAAGCCCGAGAACCTGCATATCGGGAGCGATGGGCGGGTGAAGGTGCTCGATTTCGGGATCGCCCGCGTGCTCGATCCGCTTCCTTTCGGGATGGGGGAGCTGCCGGAGAAGACGGCCACGAAGACGGGCGTGGCGCTCGGCACGTGCGAGTACATGGCGCCAGAGCAGGCGAGGGGGATGGTCCGCGAGATCGACGGCCGGACCGACGTCTTCGGCCTGGGCGCCACGATGTTTCGGCTGCTCTCCGGTCGCGCGATCCACGGCCACGTGGTCGAGGCGCGCCTGCTCATCGCCGCGGCGACGGCGCGGGCGCCGTCGCTCGCGCAGTGCGCGCCGGACGTGCCCTCGGAGGTGTGCGACGTCGTGGATCGTGCCCTCGCGTTCGACAAGGTCGAGCGTTACCCGGACGCGGCGACGATGCGCGCCGACGTCCGCGCGGTGCGGTCGGGCCGCCTGCCGCCCTACGTCGTGGCCGTCGAGGAAGGGCGGATCCCGGCGGGGGCCCCGCTTCCGCGTCGCTGA
- a CDS encoding sigma-70 family RNA polymerase sigma factor has product MSGSVDQLEEHRAALTGHCYRMLGSVVDADDAVQETMVRAWRSLDKFDGRSSLRTWLYRIATNVCLDARADRARRARPLEEGPVGTVDDELQTRPRTHWLEPVPDAHALPADIDAAERVVLRQSIRLAFVAALQHLPPKQRAALLLTEVLGWSAAEVADSLSTSVAAINSALQRARATLASRDLGDVRATLPEPEAALVDRYVTAFEQYDVDRLAALLHEDATLSMPPYTLWLRGPDAIRAWLLGRGAGCRGSRLVPTAACGSPAFGQYRPAPEGGHRAWALIVLELAGDRIASMTSFLDTETLFPRFGLPLELPA; this is encoded by the coding sequence ATGTCAGGGAGCGTGGACCAGCTCGAGGAACACCGCGCGGCGCTCACAGGGCACTGCTACCGGATGCTCGGCTCCGTGGTCGACGCCGACGACGCCGTGCAGGAGACCATGGTGCGCGCCTGGCGGAGCCTCGACAAGTTCGACGGGCGATCGTCGCTGCGCACCTGGCTGTACCGCATCGCGACGAACGTCTGCCTCGACGCGCGGGCCGATCGCGCGCGCCGGGCGCGCCCGCTCGAGGAAGGCCCTGTCGGCACCGTGGACGACGAGCTCCAGACGCGCCCGCGCACGCACTGGCTGGAGCCCGTCCCCGACGCGCACGCCCTCCCGGCGGACATCGACGCCGCGGAGCGGGTGGTGCTCCGCCAGAGCATCCGCCTCGCGTTCGTCGCGGCGCTCCAGCACCTTCCGCCGAAGCAGCGCGCCGCGCTGCTGCTCACGGAGGTGCTCGGGTGGTCCGCCGCCGAGGTCGCCGACAGCCTCAGCACCTCGGTCGCCGCGATCAACAGCGCGCTCCAGCGCGCGCGGGCGACGCTCGCGAGCCGCGATCTCGGCGACGTGCGCGCCACGCTGCCGGAGCCAGAGGCGGCTCTGGTCGACCGCTACGTCACCGCCTTCGAGCAGTACGACGTGGACAGGCTCGCGGCGCTGCTGCACGAGGACGCGACCCTGTCGATGCCGCCTTACACCCTCTGGCTCCGCGGCCCCGACGCCATCCGCGCGTGGCTGCTGGGCCGGGGCGCGGGCTGCCGCGGCTCGCGGCTCGTGCCGACGGCCGCCTGCGGCTCGCCGGCGTTCGGCCAGTACCGCCCCGCGCCGGAGGGCGGCCACCGGGCCTGGGCGCTCATCGTGCTCGAGCTCGCGGGGGACCGCATCGCCAGCATGACGTCCTTCCTCGACACCGAGACGCTCTTCCCGCGGTTCGGCCTGCCGCTCGAGCTCCCCGCGTAG
- a CDS encoding ATP-binding protein, whose translation MTRRRTGQRDRVEERTGVGRVGEAGAGAGPDPAGGALAGGGEMGALIRSIDWSQTALGPVEAWPQSLRTALSILLSSEHPMFLWWGRELIQFYNDGYRPILGSTKHPAAMGQAGRECWKEIWEIIEPMIEKVFAGGATYVRDGLLVLDRHGFMEECYFSYGQSPIRDESGAVAGILVACSESTGYILGQRRLQILGALAARAADARSVQDVCRVMMETLAEAGRDVPFALLYLVDDDAAPARLAGTAGLDPGHAAAPAAVELGAAAGAVWPLHRVLREDVEVDLSELPAGVGSLPGGPWPEAARQAVVLPLPRAGNGGRPAGFLVAGASPRLVLDDDYRRFLRLLAGHGAAALQNARASEEERRRLDALAELDRAKTVFFSNISHEFRTPLTLILGPVEDGLSDAEHPLPAPQRDRLAIIYRNSLRLLRLVNTLLDFSRIEAGRIQASYQPTDLGSFTAELASSFRSLMDRAGLALTVECPPLSEPAYVDRELWEKIVLNLISNAFKFTFSGGVRVTLEEAGGRIVLSVEDTGTGIPEEELPRVFDRFYRVEGARGRSYEGSGIGLALVRELAKLHGGSVAVESRLGAGSRFSVAIPAGKAHLPADRIDLAPAPAAAEARGAAPFLDEAAQWGRDERAPDALPAEERPAPKRPGHILVADDNADMRDYVQRLLLAERWTVEAVADGQAALESARAHVPDLVLTDVMMPRLDGFGLLKALRADERTRGVAVMMLSARAGEEVRVDSLGAGADDFLVKPFSARELLARVRIHVELARRRREAEGQRQYLNDLFMQAPGPIAILRGPEHVFEVVNPLYQQLVGGRAQVGKPILAALPELQGQSIPDLLYTVTRTGEPFVGRELAVRLDRKGKGTTEEGFFNFVFQPMRDRDGAVEGIFVFAFEVTDQVNARRRVEALVEALKLADQRKDEFLATLAHELRNPLAAISLSLTLLGDLAGEAPRSARYREIARRQVGNLVRLVDDLLDVSRITRGTVELRLEDVDLAAAVRNAAAAVSPAVEARRHALSVEVGPGDFGMRADATRIEQVVTNLLTNAAKYTPPEGAISVRLTREAAGGALEAVLRVRDTGRGIPAAMLERVFDLFTQVDQTIDRSTGGLGLGLTLVRRLVEMHGGSVVAESAGTGQGSEFIVRLPLGRGAALPLAAGAEPPAAPPLAEAAERRRVLVVEDVEDVRRVMSEFIEALGHEVTVAVDGLDGVTKLLDLRPEVAFIDIGLPGIDGHEVARRARAAPGGDALYLVAFSGYGGPEDQATSRQAGFDLHLTKPVGGATLRQVLAERRG comes from the coding sequence ATGACGAGACGGCGCACCGGCCAGCGCGACCGCGTCGAGGAGCGGACCGGCGTGGGGCGCGTCGGGGAAGCGGGCGCCGGGGCTGGGCCGGATCCGGCCGGCGGCGCGCTCGCTGGCGGCGGGGAGATGGGGGCGCTGATACGCTCGATCGACTGGTCGCAGACGGCGCTGGGCCCGGTCGAGGCATGGCCCCAGTCGCTGCGGACAGCGCTGTCCATCCTGCTCTCGTCCGAACACCCCATGTTCCTCTGGTGGGGTCGGGAGCTCATCCAGTTTTACAACGACGGCTACCGCCCGATCCTCGGGTCCACGAAGCACCCGGCCGCCATGGGTCAGGCGGGCCGCGAGTGCTGGAAGGAGATCTGGGAGATCATCGAGCCGATGATCGAGAAGGTCTTCGCGGGAGGGGCCACCTACGTCCGCGATGGCCTGCTCGTCCTCGATCGGCACGGCTTCATGGAGGAGTGCTACTTCAGCTACGGTCAGAGCCCCATCCGGGACGAGAGTGGCGCTGTCGCGGGCATCCTCGTCGCTTGCTCCGAGAGCACAGGGTACATCCTCGGACAGCGACGGCTGCAGATCCTCGGGGCCCTGGCGGCGAGGGCGGCTGACGCCAGGAGCGTTCAGGACGTCTGTCGGGTGATGATGGAGACCCTGGCTGAGGCCGGGCGCGACGTGCCCTTCGCCCTGCTCTATCTCGTGGACGACGACGCCGCGCCCGCCCGGCTCGCAGGGACCGCCGGGCTCGACCCGGGCCACGCGGCGGCGCCGGCGGCGGTGGAGCTCGGCGCGGCGGCCGGCGCGGTGTGGCCGCTTCACCGCGTGTTGCGCGAGGACGTGGAGGTGGATCTGTCGGAGCTGCCCGCAGGCGTCGGCTCCCTTCCGGGAGGGCCGTGGCCGGAGGCCGCCCGCCAGGCGGTGGTGCTGCCGCTCCCCCGCGCCGGCAACGGAGGTCGCCCGGCCGGCTTCCTCGTCGCGGGCGCCAGCCCCCGGCTGGTGCTGGACGACGACTACCGCCGCTTCCTGCGGCTCCTGGCCGGCCACGGCGCCGCGGCCCTCCAGAACGCCCGGGCCAGCGAGGAGGAGCGGCGCAGGCTGGACGCGCTCGCCGAGCTCGACCGCGCCAAGACGGTGTTCTTCAGCAACATCAGCCACGAGTTCCGCACGCCGCTCACGCTGATCCTGGGGCCCGTCGAGGACGGCCTCTCGGACGCCGAGCACCCCTTGCCCGCGCCTCAGCGCGACCGCCTCGCGATCATTTACCGCAACAGCCTCCGGCTCCTCCGGCTCGTCAACACGCTGCTCGATTTCTCACGCATCGAGGCGGGCCGCATCCAGGCCAGCTACCAGCCTACCGATCTCGGCTCCTTCACCGCGGAGCTCGCGAGCTCGTTCCGCTCGCTCATGGATCGGGCCGGCCTCGCCCTCACGGTGGAGTGCCCGCCCCTCTCCGAGCCGGCCTACGTCGACCGCGAGCTCTGGGAGAAGATCGTGCTCAACCTCATCTCGAACGCCTTCAAGTTCACGTTTTCGGGGGGCGTCCGGGTGACGCTGGAGGAGGCCGGGGGGCGGATCGTCCTGTCGGTCGAGGACACGGGCACCGGCATTCCGGAGGAGGAGCTGCCGCGCGTGTTCGATCGGTTCTACCGCGTCGAGGGGGCCAGGGGCCGCAGCTACGAGGGCAGCGGCATCGGCCTCGCGCTGGTGCGAGAGCTCGCGAAGCTCCACGGCGGCAGCGTGGCCGTGGAGAGCCGCCTCGGCGCGGGCAGCCGCTTCTCGGTCGCGATCCCGGCCGGGAAGGCGCACCTGCCCGCGGATCGCATCGACCTCGCCCCCGCGCCGGCCGCGGCGGAGGCGCGCGGCGCGGCGCCCTTCCTCGACGAGGCCGCGCAGTGGGGGCGCGACGAGCGGGCGCCGGATGCCCTGCCGGCGGAGGAGCGCCCGGCCCCGAAGCGGCCGGGGCACATCCTCGTCGCGGACGACAACGCGGACATGCGCGATTACGTGCAGCGGCTGCTCCTCGCCGAGCGGTGGACGGTGGAGGCCGTGGCCGACGGCCAGGCCGCGCTGGAGAGCGCCCGCGCCCACGTCCCGGACCTCGTGCTCACCGACGTGATGATGCCGCGGCTCGACGGCTTCGGCCTGCTCAAGGCGCTGCGCGCCGACGAGCGCACCCGCGGCGTCGCCGTGATGATGCTCTCCGCGCGCGCGGGCGAGGAGGTGCGCGTCGACAGCCTCGGGGCCGGCGCCGACGACTTCCTCGTGAAGCCGTTCTCCGCGAGGGAGCTCCTTGCGCGCGTGCGCATCCACGTGGAGCTCGCGCGCCGACGGAGGGAAGCCGAGGGGCAGCGCCAGTACCTGAACGACCTCTTCATGCAGGCCCCGGGGCCCATCGCGATCCTCCGCGGGCCGGAGCACGTCTTCGAGGTGGTCAATCCGCTCTACCAGCAACTGGTCGGCGGACGAGCGCAGGTGGGCAAGCCCATCCTGGCCGCCCTGCCCGAGCTCCAGGGGCAATCCATCCCGGATCTCCTCTACACCGTGACCCGCACCGGTGAGCCCTTCGTGGGAAGGGAGCTCGCGGTGCGGCTCGATCGCAAGGGCAAGGGCACGACGGAGGAGGGCTTCTTCAACTTCGTCTTCCAGCCGATGCGCGACCGCGACGGGGCGGTCGAGGGCATCTTCGTGTTCGCCTTCGAGGTGACCGACCAGGTGAACGCCCGCCGGCGCGTGGAGGCGCTCGTCGAGGCGCTGAAGCTCGCGGATCAGCGCAAGGACGAGTTCCTCGCGACGCTCGCGCACGAGCTCCGCAACCCGCTCGCCGCTATCAGCCTGTCGCTCACGCTGCTCGGCGATCTGGCGGGCGAGGCGCCCAGGTCGGCGCGCTACCGCGAGATCGCCCGGCGGCAGGTGGGCAACCTCGTGCGCCTGGTGGACGATCTCCTCGACGTGTCGCGCATCACGCGCGGCACGGTGGAGCTGCGCCTCGAGGACGTCGATCTCGCGGCGGCGGTGAGGAACGCCGCCGCCGCGGTGAGCCCGGCCGTAGAGGCGCGGCGCCACGCGCTCTCGGTCGAGGTCGGGCCGGGGGACTTCGGGATGCGGGCCGACGCCACGCGGATCGAGCAGGTGGTCACGAACCTCCTGACGAACGCCGCGAAGTACACGCCGCCGGAGGGAGCCATCTCGGTGCGCCTGACCCGGGAGGCGGCGGGCGGCGCGCTCGAGGCCGTGCTGCGGGTGCGCGACACGGGCCGCGGCATCCCGGCGGCGATGCTCGAGCGGGTGTTCGACCTCTTCACGCAGGTCGATCAGACGATCGACCGCAGCACGGGCGGGCTGGGCCTCGGGCTCACGCTGGTGCGGCGGCTGGTGGAGATGCACGGCGGCAGCGTCGTCGCGGAGAGCGCCGGAACGGGCCAGGGCAGCGAGTTCATCGTGCGCCTTCCGCTCGGCCGGGGCGCGGCGCTGCCGCTCGCGGCGGGCGCCGAGCCGCCCGCCGCCCCGCCGCTGGCGGAGGCCGCCGAGCGGCGCCGGGTGCTCGTCGTGGAGGACGTGGAGGACGTGCGCCGGGTGATGAGCGAGTTCATCGAGGCGCTGGGGCACGAGGTGACGGTCGCGGTGGACGGGCTGGACGGCGTGACGAAGCTCCTGGACCTGCGCCCCGAGGTGGCCTTCATCGACATCGGCTTGCCGGGCATCGATGGCCACGAGGTCGCCCGCCGCGCGCGGGCCGCGCCCGGGGGCGACGCGCTCTACCTGGTGGCGTTCTCGGGCTACGGTGGACCCGAGGACCAGGCCACGTCGAGGCAGGCCGGCTTCGACCTGCACCTCACGAAGCCCGTGGGCGGCGCGACGCTGCGGCAGGTGCTCGCCGAGCGGCGCGGGTGA
- a CDS encoding DUF6289 family protein gives MRRLSPAARIRYFFAALTAGAAMLGTTALLVPSSAAAPGGNCTFYSDESHDTVVGQYGRDCCNNRIAWGTTTQHYECGGCFTCTPPPR, from the coding sequence ATGCGTCGTCTCAGCCCTGCTGCCCGCATTCGGTACTTCTTCGCTGCCCTGACGGCAGGCGCAGCGATGTTGGGCACCACTGCCCTGCTGGTCCCCTCGAGCGCGGCGGCGCCCGGGGGGAATTGCACCTTTTACAGCGACGAGAGCCACGACACGGTCGTCGGCCAGTACGGCCGCGACTGCTGCAACAACCGGATCGCGTGGGGCACCACGACGCAGCACTACGAGTGCGGCGGGTGCTTCACCTGCACACCGCCTCCTCGCTGA
- a CDS encoding serine/threonine protein kinase, producing the protein MDDQELQRRVGTVLCGKWTIERLLGSGGMAAVYVGAHRIGRRDAIKILHPEIARMPELRARFDQEAQAVNRFVHPGAVEIRDIDTTADGCPFLVMELLDGESLAGYGRRLGRMDMAELLAMVDGLLDVLAAAHAHGIIHRDIKPDNLFRLRDGRLKVLDFGVARVRQAAADYVRTRTGTTLGTVAYMPPEQVRGDEIDARADLFAVGATMFRLITKRRIHDASSDTDLVVKMATLPAPPLASVAPETPQWVCAVVDRALAFDRGERYPSATVMQQDVRAVLAGQPPAFALRFGAAGAPAADPLSTATTVWMPQGLAPSSAVSVRASGAGGLHPASPPAGDMGSVIRDVSIASAPNRSSAQGVPGGGSAVAPARAPSPAASGFTQATPWTATTVRGRRLRWAVLAFPLLAAGVLAAVVLRAVNVEPDARSPGATGAQRPAASPPAKVPGGPAAERLLAKAPDPGPEKKGDTRARLPGPSSRGPEEGRGASQRTSCMLTNDCDHVCDEPCQIACQDGTVCDIGARRDALVNCMGSGMHKIWCEGDCSVNCMTSAPCLVYCTPGSDCVIGTCLGQIEACPGNVMACGAPCPD; encoded by the coding sequence ATGGACGACCAGGAACTGCAGCGCAGAGTTGGCACAGTGTTGTGCGGGAAGTGGACGATCGAGCGGTTGTTGGGCTCGGGCGGCATGGCCGCTGTCTACGTCGGCGCGCACAGGATCGGGCGGCGAGATGCCATCAAGATCCTCCACCCCGAGATCGCGCGCATGCCCGAGCTGCGTGCGCGGTTCGATCAGGAAGCGCAAGCCGTCAATCGATTCGTCCATCCCGGCGCGGTGGAGATACGCGATATCGACACGACGGCGGACGGCTGCCCGTTCCTCGTCATGGAGCTGCTCGATGGTGAGTCGCTCGCCGGGTACGGAAGGCGCCTGGGCAGGATGGACATGGCCGAGCTGCTGGCCATGGTGGACGGGCTGCTGGACGTGCTGGCAGCGGCCCATGCGCACGGCATCATCCACCGCGACATCAAGCCAGACAACCTGTTCCGCCTCCGCGACGGGCGCCTGAAAGTGCTCGACTTCGGCGTCGCCCGCGTCAGGCAGGCCGCGGCCGACTACGTTCGGACGCGCACGGGAACGACGCTCGGCACGGTCGCCTACATGCCACCGGAGCAAGTCAGAGGCGACGAGATCGACGCGCGTGCCGACCTGTTCGCGGTCGGAGCGACGATGTTTCGTCTGATCACGAAGCGGCGCATCCACGACGCGAGCTCTGACACCGATCTGGTCGTCAAGATGGCCACGCTGCCTGCGCCGCCGCTAGCGAGCGTCGCTCCGGAGACCCCGCAGTGGGTGTGTGCCGTCGTCGATCGCGCGCTCGCGTTCGACCGAGGCGAGCGCTACCCGAGCGCGACGGTCATGCAGCAGGACGTGCGCGCGGTCCTCGCCGGTCAACCGCCCGCTTTTGCCCTGCGGTTCGGCGCGGCCGGGGCCCCCGCGGCGGATCCGCTCAGCACCGCCACGACGGTGTGGATGCCGCAGGGGCTCGCCCCTTCCTCGGCCGTCTCGGTGCGCGCCTCGGGCGCCGGTGGCCTGCATCCCGCCTCGCCGCCGGCAGGTGACATGGGGAGCGTCATCCGCGATGTCTCCATCGCCAGCGCCCCGAATAGGTCGAGCGCGCAGGGCGTCCCGGGCGGCGGATCGGCCGTCGCTCCGGCTCGTGCCCCCTCACCGGCGGCGTCGGGGTTCACCCAGGCGACGCCGTGGACCGCGACCACGGTACGTGGACGGAGGCTGCGATGGGCCGTGCTGGCGTTCCCGCTGCTCGCCGCGGGCGTGCTCGCCGCCGTGGTTCTCCGTGCGGTGAACGTCGAGCCCGACGCGAGATCGCCGGGGGCGACCGGCGCGCAGCGACCGGCGGCCTCACCGCCCGCCAAGGTCCCCGGTGGCCCGGCGGCGGAGCGCCTCCTGGCAAAGGCTCCGGATCCCGGCCCCGAGAAGAAGGGCGACACGAGAGCTCGCCTCCCTGGCCCATCGAGCCGCGGCCCCGAGGAAGGGCGCGGCGCGTCGCAGCGGACCAGCTGTATGCTGACAAACGACTGCGATCACGTGTGCGATGAACCGTGCCAGATTGCTTGTCAGGACGGGACCGTCTGCGACATCGGGGCGCGCCGAGACGCGCTGGTGAACTGCATGGGATCGGGGATGCACAAGATCTGGTGCGAAGGTGATTGCTCGGTCAATTGCATGACGAGCGCGCCATGTTTGGTGTACTGCACGCCTGGCTCCGATTGCGTCATCGGCACGTGTCTCGGGCAGATAGAAGCCTGTCCTGGCAACGTCATGGCCTGCGGGGCCCCATGCCCCGACTGA